CTTGAGGAACTTCCGTCGGGCGGGGGTGTTGTAGAAGAGGTCTTCGACGACGACGGTGGTTCCCTCCGGACAGCCGGTCGGCTCGACGGCAACGACGTCGCCGCCCTCGTAGACGAGTTCGGTTCCCGTCGGGGATTCGCTGCTGAGTCCGTCGGCTCGAGGCCGGGTCCGAATCGTCAGCTTCGACACCGAACCGATGGTGTGGAGCGCCTCGCCGCGGAAGCCCAGGCTTTCGACGCCACGCTCGAGGTCCTCGAGGCCCGTGATCTTGCTCGTCGTGTGCTGGCGAACCGCCCGGCGGACGTCCGTCTCGGTCATCCCGCGGCCGTCGTCGCTGACCCGGATGAATTCGGTGCCGCCCGCCTCAATCTCGACGTCGATGCGCGTGGCGTCGGCGTCGAGGGCGTTCTCGACCAGTTCCTTGACCGCGCTGGCGGGCCGTTCGACGACCTCTCCGGCGGCGATCCGGGCGACGGTGTGCTCGTCGAGTTGGTGGATGGTCGTCTCGTCCGCTGCTCGCTCGTCCGTTGCTCGACTGTTTGCTCGGTCGTCCGCGTCGTCGGTTGGGTCGTCAGATGGGGTGTCGATTGTGTCGTCGGTCATGATTCAGCCCTCGAGCAGCGTGTCGGCACGGTCGGTGATCGTCTCTCGTCCTGCCTCGGGAACGGTGACCAGCGGCGGGCGAACCGCGTCGGACGGGAGCCACCCGCGGTGGCCGAGGGCGGCTTTGGTCGCGGGAGCGAATCCATAGGTTCCACACGCCTCGAACAGTCCCGAGATCGACGCCTGGAGCGCCTCTCCGCGCTCGGTTTCGGCGGTCTCGAGTACCTCGGCGTACGCCTCCGGGGCGACGTTCGAGAGCGCGTTCACGCCCCCGTCGGCGCCCATTCGGAGAGAGGGGACGAGCAGCGTGTCGAACCCCTGGAGACACAGAAATTCCTCGGGCGTTCGGCGCATCGCCGCCAGGAAGTACTCGAAGTCGCCGCTCGAGTCTTTCAGGCCGACGACGTTCTCGTGGCTGGCGACAGCCTCGAGCGTCTCGAGGGCGATGGGCTGACCCGTACACGACGGGATGTTGTAGAGCACGAGAGGGAGTGGCGACCGGTCGGCCACCGCCTCGAAGAATCGGCAGTCGCCAGCGGGATCGTTCGCTGTGTGGAAGTACGGCGGGACGACAACCGCGATGTCGGCGCCGACCTCGGCGGCCGATTCGGCGTAATCGACCGTCTCGGCGACGCTCGTCGCAGCGGCACCGGCGAGGACCGGTACCTCGCCGTTTGCTCGCTCCACTGTGACCTCGACGACCCGACGCCGTTCGTCGGGCGAGAGGCTCGCGAACTCGCCGGTCGTCCCGCAGGGAAAGAGCCCATCAATGCCGCCCTCGAGGAGCGCGTCGACGAGCGAGCCCAGCGATTCCTCGTCGACCGATCCTGATTCGTCGAACGGCGTCACGATGGGGCACGTGACGCCCTCGAGCGCCTGCTGGAAAGTCATGTATGGTTGTTTCTGAGCGGACGCAAAAGGGTATCGACGGCCGGACCCGTTCCCGGTGCGAATGCTTGTTAGGCGGTGGGGACGAACGGTCCTGCGATGACTCCCACGGACAGCGAGGACCGCGTTTCGCCGTCGGCGAGCGACGCGATCGACTCACTCGCGAACGACCGCCGCCTCGAAATCCTGATCGCGCTGGCAGACCGCGAGTGGGAGGTGCAGGAAAACGGACACGTCATGTCGTTCACTGACCTGTATGACGCGGTCGACGTCGACAGCACGTCCCAGTTCTCCTACCACCTCACGACCCTCGTCGGACGATTCGTCGCCGAGACGGACGGTGGATACCGACTCACGTACGCCGGCGACAAGGTCGTTCGCGCGATTCTGTCGGGCCTGTACGAGGCGCCGCCGACGTTCGAGGCCGTCGACGTCGACGGCGTGTGCCCGTTTTGCCGAGAAGCCGCACTCGTCGCAGACTCCCTCGAGGAGCGCTTCGTCGTCCGGTGTGCGGCCTGTGACTCGACACTCCTGGCGGATGCCTTTCCGCGCAGCCAGGCGGCACACCGATCGCCGTCCGAAATCGCCGAGAGTTTCGGATGCGGCATCTGGAGTACGGCCGTCGCGGTCGACGGCGGCGTCTGTCCGGAGTGTAACGGCGTCGTCGACGCTGCCGTCGACTCCCACGAGCGCGATGGTCTGGTCGTGCACACGGTCGCCCACACCTGTCGCGAGTGTCGCACGATGATCCACCTGCCGATAGAGGTGTTCGTCGCGCTCCATCCCGAAACCGCAGCGTTCCTCCACCGACACGGCATCTCGGTTCTCGAGACGCCACTCTGGGAACTGTTCGGCTCCTTCACGTCCGGGGAGTGGACGACCGACGTTCGGTCGATGTCGCCACTCGAGGCCCGATTCGAACTCTCGTATGACGATGAGATGCTCGTTCTCGAGATGGATGACGACCTCGAGGTTACGCCAGTCGCAAAACCCTCGGAGATTGGTATGGAAGCGAACAAATGAGCGGGAAGACGATTCGAATGCGAGGCTCGAAAACACACCGCAGCGATGACGAGTCCTGCACTTATCCTTGCTCAAACGTATTTGAGTAGCATCGTTGTCAATATGTAAGAACTATAACAATACTTTTCACGTCTCGAGCGAAGGCGTACGTGATGAGCGCTATTACACACGATCGTGGCCGACGACTGCCGTTCGGCGGAGGGGACTAGCGTGGCCGCAATCGAACTCGACGGACTGACGAAACGCTTCGGCGACGTCCTGGCCGTCGACGACTTCGACCTGACGGTCCAGGAGGGCGAAATCTTCGGCTTCCTGGGCCCG
This region of Natronosalvus halobius genomic DNA includes:
- a CDS encoding dihydrodipicolinate synthase family protein, whose amino-acid sequence is MTFQQALEGVTCPIVTPFDESGSVDEESLGSLVDALLEGGIDGLFPCGTTGEFASLSPDERRRVVEVTVERANGEVPVLAGAAATSVAETVDYAESAAEVGADIAVVVPPYFHTANDPAGDCRFFEAVADRSPLPLVLYNIPSCTGQPIALETLEAVASHENVVGLKDSSGDFEYFLAAMRRTPEEFLCLQGFDTLLVPSLRMGADGGVNALSNVAPEAYAEVLETAETERGEALQASISGLFEACGTYGFAPATKAALGHRGWLPSDAVRPPLVTVPEAGRETITDRADTLLEG
- a CDS encoding ArsR/SmtB family transcription factor; its protein translation is MTPTDSEDRVSPSASDAIDSLANDRRLEILIALADREWEVQENGHVMSFTDLYDAVDVDSTSQFSYHLTTLVGRFVAETDGGYRLTYAGDKVVRAILSGLYEAPPTFEAVDVDGVCPFCREAALVADSLEERFVVRCAACDSTLLADAFPRSQAAHRSPSEIAESFGCGIWSTAVAVDGGVCPECNGVVDAAVDSHERDGLVVHTVAHTCRECRTMIHLPIEVFVALHPETAAFLHRHGISVLETPLWELFGSFTSGEWTTDVRSMSPLEARFELSYDDEMLVLEMDDDLEVTPVAKPSEIGMEANK